The DNA window CCACTTATAGTTGTCCATAGTCTTTAAAGAAGCTGTAAATATGACTTCTTTTATTCAAATTGTCGAAAGATTCGTAATGGTGCTTGTTCTCAAGTAAGTCAAATATTTGGATTACTTTCTTCAGTATACCAGCAGTAGCTTCATTCTTTTCAAAGGGTTCTGCAAATACATAAAGTATTTGACTTAGCGCATTCAGCTTTTCTACGCTGTAATTTTCTGCTAATAGCGTACTCTCAAACTCCTTTTCAGATAACCCGAGCATGAAAGCAAGCTCCGTGTTGTATTCGCTTTGAAGTGCCCTGTTAAGCTCCGCTTCGTACTCTGCGGGGTTGCCTTCGGCCTTTAAGCCCATAAGCTTGGCAAGCAAGAGCGCTAACTTACGCGCTTCATTAAGCATGTAATCACGTTGTAACATGATATAAAATCGTAGTGTATGAAAGCATTTTTAAAATCGTTGAAGCATTACCAGCTACCGCTGCTTCCTCCACCGCCTGAGCTGCCGCCGCCGAAGCCACCCCAGCCGCCGCCTCCCCAGCTTCCACCACCGCCGCCCCAGTCGCTGCCGCTACTCCGACCGCCACCGCCAAGCAAGTTTCCTGCAAGAAGCCACCAGAAAGGATTTGCTCCCCCACGGCTACCAATAACGCGCCGGCCGCCACCGCCGCCGCCTTTGTTGCGAAAGACGATAATAAGTATAATAACTACAATGATGACGATAAAACCAACGCTGCCCCCGCCTTTACCTTCGGCCCGGTTAGTTGCTTTTGGTTCAGCTTTATACTCGCCTTTAGTCGCCTTGATTATGTCATCAGTTGCAGCATCCAGCCCACCATAAAAGTCACCTTCTTTAAAGCGGGGTTTCATATCGTTTTGGATGATCTCCTGCGTGGTAATATCCGGAAGGGCGCCCTCCAGCCCATAACCGGTTTGAATGGACATTTTGCGATCATCAGTAGCTACCAACACTAGCACGCCATTATTTTTATCTTTTTGGCCAATTCCCCATTTCCGCATCAAACCGATGCCGTAGTCGATTATTTCATAGTCGCCCAAAGTTTTGATCAGAACAATAGATATCTGATTGGATGTGGAGTCTTCAAAAGCCTTGAGTTTAGCATCCAGCTTTTGTTTATCGTCAGAGGAAAGCGTGCCTGTAAAGTCGGCTACCGGGCTGCTGGTTGGTTTCTCCGGATAGTCTTGCGAGAAGGCAGTAATAGTGCAAAGCACGAGGCTAATACACAATAGTATTTTTTTAAACATCAGGGTAAGTTTATTGGCCATCAATAAAGGCGATATCATCTGGTAACTCGTTGCTATCATCAATCAAGTGAGGGAAAAACGTTTTAAGCTGTTCACCTGCGAGAGCTACACCGGCAACAATTCCCTCAACAATGTTTCCGTACTTAAAATGTTCCAGCATTGCGTCTTTGGTGGTATCCCAAAAATTGGCAGGTACAACTTTGTTAATTCCTGCATCACCGATAATAGCAAATTTCCGGTCAACAGTGGCAACGTAAATTAATACACCATTTCTAAGCTTGGTTTTATGCATTTCTAACTGCGTGAAATACTTTGCCGCCCGGTCTAGCGTCTCCTCATTACAGGTTTTCTCTATGCAGACCCTGATCTCACCGGATGTATTCTTTTCAGCTTCAGCTACCGCTTTTTGTATCCGCAGCTGCTCTTCATCGGTAAATACCGCCATGTTAATTAGTGATTTGGTAAATGGTAGTTTATTAAAAATTTAGTGAATCAGTACAGCCAGAATAGGCCTCAATTACCAATTCACTAAATTATACTTCACTAATTAAAAGGACACTTTAGGTGCCTTCTCAGAACCGGGCTCTGCCTGGAAATATCCTTTTTCTTTAAAGCCAAACATCTTTGCAGTAATATTGGCTGGGAAAGAGCGGATTTTGCTGTTGTAAGCCTGTACAGCATCATTGAAATCTTTACGGGCTACAGAAATGCGATTTTCAGTACCTTCTAACTGTACCTGCAGGTTTCTAAATGCGTCGTTTGCCCTTAAAGTTGGATAGTTTTCGGTAACGCTTAGCAGTCGACCTAATGCGGCGCTTAACTGGCCTTGTGCTTCCTGATATTTCTGTATGCTTTCAGGAGTTAACTTGGTAGGGTCTACCTGTATAGAAGTAGCTTTAGCGCGTGCTTCGGTAACTTCTGTTAATGTGCTTTTCTCAAAATTGGCTTCGCCCTTAACTGTTGATACAAGATTAGGTATCAGGTCGCTGCGGCGCTGGTATTGAGTTTGTACCTGGCCCCATTTGCCTTTTACGTTTTCGTCTGCGCCAACCATGCTGTTATAACTGCATGAACTTAAAGACATGGCAGCAACCATAACTAATAGTATTGAGAATAGCTTTTTCATTTTTGTTGTTGAGTTTTGGTGATGTAATTTACGAATTAGATTACAAAAGCCATACCGATGTTACAAACCGTAACATTTACGCCATAATGGCAAGCTAATGTGCTTTTAAATGGGCGTAAACCGTATATGATATTATATTTGCCATAGTTATCTATTTTACTGATCTGATTACTGCCATTTAATGAAAAAAACATTAGCCGCCCTGCTGCTTTTACCGGCGCTTTATGCCTCCGCACAAAAAAACAATCGCGAAAGCTTAGTACAATACGTAAAACCTATTATAGGTACCCAGCGCATGGGCCATGTATATCCCGGTGCAACCGTTCCGTTCGGAATGGTACAGCTTAGCCCCGAAACAGATACTGCCAGCTATGAACTAAACGGGAAGTATAATCCCGATGTTTATAAATACTGCGCGGGGTACCAATATGACGATAAGACAATTGTAGGCTTTAGCCATACACACTTCAGTGGAACTGGCCACTCGGATTTAGGCGACTTTTTGATAATGCCTACTGTAGGAACCCTGAAGCTAAACCCTGGCACCGCTGATAAACCGGGCAGCGGGTATCGCTCCGGATTTTCGCACGCTAACGAAGTTAGTGCAGCAAACTACTACAAAGTAAAGCTGGATGAAAGCAATATTACTGCTGAGATGACCACCACTACCCGTGTTGGCTTTCACCAGTACACTTTCCCCAAGAGCGACCAATCACATATCATCCTCGATCTGATGGCGGGTATTTACAACTATCCGGATAAAACAGTTTGGACTTACGTAAAGGTATTGGACGATAGCACTCTTGTGGGCTACCGCCAAACAAATGGCTGGGCACGTACACGCACGTTGTATTTCGCAATGAAGTTTTCTAAGCCGTTTACCCAATACGGTTTTAAAAAGTACGACAAGCGCCAGGTATATGGTGGTTTCTGGGGTAAATTCAATCAAAGCAAGAATTTCCCTGAGATTGCCGGAAAGCAAATACGTGCTTATTTCGACTTTAAAACCAACGAAGGCGAAAAAGTAAAAATTAAAATGGCCTTGTCGCCTGTAAGTATGGATGGGGCAATGGCCAACATGCAGACCGAAGCACCAGGCTGGGATTTTGAAAAGGTGAAAAACGATGGTCAGGTGCTATGGGAAAAGGAGCTGGACAAGATAACTGTCACAGGCAGCACCGAGAAGAAGCAAGATTTTTATACAGCAATGTATCACACCATGATAAACCCTACCATTTACATGGATGTGGACGGACAGTATAAGGGTTTAGACCAGAACGTACACAAGGCAGATGGCTTCACTAACTACACTACTTTCTCCCTTTGGGACACTTACCGGGCTTTGCACCCGCTGTTCAACATAATTGAGCCGCAACGTAATGCAGACATGATCCGCTCTATGCTGGTACATTATGATCAGAGTCCTGAACATATGCTGCCGGTTTGGAGCAATTCGGCAAACGAGAACTGGTGTATGAGTGGCTATCACAGCGTATCTGTATTAGCCGACGCGATAGTTAAGGGCAACGCACCTTTTGACGCTGACAAGGCTTTAGATGCTGCGGTTGCAACTGCACGACACCGCAGCTACGAGGGTATAGGCGAGTATATTGACAGGGGATATATTCCTGATGAAAAAACAGGAGTATCGGTATCTAATACGCTGGAATATGCATACGATGACTGGGCAATTGCACAAATGGCAAAAAAGCTTGGTAAAACTGACATTTACAACGAATTCATCAAACGTAGTGAGAATTACAAGAATGTGTATGACCCTGCTGTCGGCTTTATGCGTCCTAAACTGGCCAACGGTACATTCCGTGCCAAGTTTGATCCGCTGAGCACTATTAACGAAGGCTTTATTGAAGGGAACTCCTGGAACTACACGCTGTTTGCTCCGCAGGATCCCGAAGGTTTAATAAAGCTGATGGGAGGCGATAAGCGCTTCGTACGCTACCTCGACTCGCTGTTTACTATGGAATTGCCTGATAAGTACTTTGCAGAGACAGAGGACATCACCCGCGATGGTATTATTGGTAATTATGTGCATGGCAACGAACCATCGCACCATGTAGCTTACTTGTATAACTGGACTGATAAGCCATGGAAAACACAGGAACGCATCCGTATGATCCTGAATCGCATGTATAAGCC is part of the Mucilaginibacter terrenus genome and encodes:
- a CDS encoding TPM domain-containing protein — encoded protein: MFKKILLCISLVLCTITAFSQDYPEKPTSSPVADFTGTLSSDDKQKLDAKLKAFEDSTSNQISIVLIKTLGDYEIIDYGIGLMRKWGIGQKDKNNGVLVLVATDDRKMSIQTGYGLEGALPDITTQEIIQNDMKPRFKEGDFYGGLDAATDDIIKATKGEYKAEPKATNRAEGKGGGSVGFIVIIVVIILIIVFRNKGGGGGGRRVIGSRGGANPFWWLLAGNLLGGGGRSSGSDWGGGGGSWGGGGWGGFGGGSSGGGGSSGSW
- a CDS encoding TPM domain-containing protein, with amino-acid sequence MAVFTDEEQLRIQKAVAEAEKNTSGEIRVCIEKTCNEETLDRAAKYFTQLEMHKTKLRNGVLIYVATVDRKFAIIGDAGINKVVPANFWDTTKDAMLEHFKYGNIVEGIVAGVALAGEQLKTFFPHLIDDSNELPDDIAFIDGQ
- a CDS encoding LemA family protein codes for the protein MKKLFSILLVMVAAMSLSSCSYNSMVGADENVKGKWGQVQTQYQRRSDLIPNLVSTVKGEANFEKSTLTEVTEARAKATSIQVDPTKLTPESIQKYQEAQGQLSAALGRLLSVTENYPTLRANDAFRNLQVQLEGTENRISVARKDFNDAVQAYNSKIRSFPANITAKMFGFKEKGYFQAEPGSEKAPKVSF
- a CDS encoding GH92 family glycosyl hydrolase → MKKTLAALLLLPALYASAQKNNRESLVQYVKPIIGTQRMGHVYPGATVPFGMVQLSPETDTASYELNGKYNPDVYKYCAGYQYDDKTIVGFSHTHFSGTGHSDLGDFLIMPTVGTLKLNPGTADKPGSGYRSGFSHANEVSAANYYKVKLDESNITAEMTTTTRVGFHQYTFPKSDQSHIILDLMAGIYNYPDKTVWTYVKVLDDSTLVGYRQTNGWARTRTLYFAMKFSKPFTQYGFKKYDKRQVYGGFWGKFNQSKNFPEIAGKQIRAYFDFKTNEGEKVKIKMALSPVSMDGAMANMQTEAPGWDFEKVKNDGQVLWEKELDKITVTGSTEKKQDFYTAMYHTMINPTIYMDVDGQYKGLDQNVHKADGFTNYTTFSLWDTYRALHPLFNIIEPQRNADMIRSMLVHYDQSPEHMLPVWSNSANENWCMSGYHSVSVLADAIVKGNAPFDADKALDAAVATARHRSYEGIGEYIDRGYIPDEKTGVSVSNTLEYAYDDWAIAQMAKKLGKTDIYNEFIKRSENYKNVYDPAVGFMRPKLANGTFRAKFDPLSTINEGFIEGNSWNYTLFAPQDPEGLIKLMGGDKRFVRYLDSLFTMELPDKYFAETEDITRDGIIGNYVHGNEPSHHVAYLYNWTDKPWKTQERIRMILNRMYKPTPDGLGGNDDTGQMSAWYIFSTLGFYPIAPGSPEYAIGSPAINTASINVGNGKQFNITVKNQSEKNVYIQKMTLNGKPLNGLSITHNQIMSGGDLVFYMSSKHK